The genomic stretch TCAGCTGCTTTTACCGCCAGGGAGTGGGTACATACGTACTTCCAATGATTGTGGAGCTTGTTCCAGTCATCCGTGGCCTGAAATTGGGCCCAATAGGGGTCCTCTGGATAAGTGTCGATCTCCGGGTCAACCAACTGGTAACTCGTGAGCTCGTTGCTGACGTCTTCATTGAGAAACAGCCTCTTCCCCTGAATGACGTCATAGTCCGTCATCTTTTCAATCAAATCTGACAGGTAATGGGGGGGGAGAAGCATATCCGAATCCAAAAACAGGTAGACCTTACCCTTGGCATTCTTGACTCCCGCATTGCGGGCAATTCCAGCACGAAACTGGCTGTCTCCCCTCTTGCGTGGGGTGAGCCTTGAAAAGAACAGATATTTAAAATTTCTCACACCCTGAAAAGGGGCAATGAATTTTAAAAGCTCCTCTTGGGTGCCATCGTCACTGCCATCGTCAACGACAATGACCTCATATTTGTTGGCATCCAGATTTTGTTTAAAAATATGCCTCAACACATTTTTCAGATAGTCCCGGCAGTTGTAGGCTGGAATGATGACCGAGACTTGCACATCCGAAGTGTCTTCGGTTGCGGACTCAATCAAGGGTGAAAGGCTTGGCTCCAGTTCACGATCATTAGGGATGTGAGGCTCAAACACGTCCACGCCTTTTGGTCCCTTGATTCGCAAAGACTTTCCAGCCTTTCTCACCAGCTGAGCGGTTTTTCTTAAAGTCTGATTAATCTCCGGAGTGATAAACATTCTTTTGGTTTCAATGGGGTCCAAAGGAAAATAAAAATGCAGGTCGTTCAATACCGCATGAGGAAGTGAGGCCACGTATTTTGGAATCTTTCTCGGGTGGGTACCTACAATCGTGTAATAGGCGTAGTCAGCCTGATCCTTCATAAGCTGAAACAGCTTATCCTCTTCATCGCCGGGAAAACCAAGCAGCACATTGAAGAAGACCCGTTCCTGAGCCAAACGAATGAGTTTGTCGTGAAAACTTGGGCTCCAACTTTTCGCAGAGACCTGAAGCACAACTTCTAACCCCAGATCGTGGCATTGCTTAACTATCTGATGAGACTTGGGATGATTCAGAAAATAGCAGGGGAAGACCACCGCCTGATACTGGCCGTCTTTGGCCCTTTTGAGGCTGGCGGTAATCTCTTCTCCTGATTTGTCTTCGCTCCGTCCACCGGTTTCGCCACAATATCCGCAAATACAAACTTCATCTTGGGCGAAAGGAAGAAAGTAAAACCGGCAAAACTCGGCCTCAATCTCCCTTCCCTGGAAATGGCTGCCAATCCCCAAATTTCGGTCGCGAACTTCTAACTGCATCCTGCGTTTTCTTAAGTTTTAAGCCTCAATGGTGCGGCCGCAAACGGAGCCACTCTTTGTATCTATTAAGGGTAAAATCCTTTTTCAATATAAAAATAAACAGTGCAGAAACCTCGTGGGGTTTCGGTTTCCGATTTTGGTTCTTTGCCGCCCACTCCTTTCCCATTTGAAAAGAGTGATCATAAAAAACTAGCAGGAGTTCTGTGAGTTTGGAAGGATAAGGACAGGCATCAAAAATGGAAGATGGTGTCATTTCCAGGGACACACCGGCCTGTGATCTTCTTTCGGCTCCAAAACCCTGCCAAAAGGCCTTGGCAAAAAATCCCTTTAGACGCAGGTTGAGGCGATGTTCGACAGTTAGGTTTGGATCAAATTTTAGGCGATGACCTGACTTCACCAGACGAATGTTGAGTTCGGTTTCTGCCCCACCAAACTGAATATCGGGGTTAAAGCGAATTCCACTGTCAAAAACGGAGCGGCGGAAAGCCATGTTGCCCCCCACCAGATTGGTGGTAAACCCACTGCGTCTCACCGAGTTGTCCAACCATTGGCGGCAGATAGAATTGTAGACCTGCTCCATATTGTTGGATTCCTCCGGAATTGTGTAGGGGCCGCCAACCGCTGAGACCTCCGGCCACCGTTTGAGTTGGGCCACACAGCGACGCAGGTGATCCTTCTGATCCAAATAGCAATCATCATCAAGAAACACGATAAAATCGCCCTCGGACTTTTTGAGGCCAAAGTTTCTGGCATGATTGACCCCAAGCCGCCCCACTTCCCAGAAATGCCAGTTCGAATAATCAGACAGCTTGCTCTTTAATTTCCTCCCCAGGCTGTAATCAGGAAGATTGCTGACGATATGAACTTCGAATTCATCAAGAGGAAGGTCCTGAAGATAAATAGAAGTGACCAGGTCGAGTATGTTCTGGTGCCGCTTATGAGTAGGAATGACAACTGAAACCAACATAGAAAATTTCTATCAAGTCCTCTGCCTATGGTGCAACAATCCTCTTCTTAAGTAAGGCCTTGATTGACACTGATCGTCTGTCCGGTCAGTGATTGGCTCAGGGGAGACAGCAAATAGGCCACCATATTGGCCACATCGGTAAT from Pseudobdellovibrionaceae bacterium encodes the following:
- a CDS encoding glycosyltransferase family 2 protein; protein product: MQLEVRDRNLGIGSHFQGREIEAEFCRFYFLPFAQDEVCICGYCGETGGRSEDKSGEEITASLKRAKDGQYQAVVFPCYFLNHPKSHQIVKQCHDLGLEVVLQVSAKSWSPSFHDKLIRLAQERVFFNVLLGFPGDEEDKLFQLMKDQADYAYYTIVGTHPRKIPKYVASLPHAVLNDLHFYFPLDPIETKRMFITPEINQTLRKTAQLVRKAGKSLRIKGPKGVDVFEPHIPNDRELEPSLSPLIESATEDTSDVQVSVIIPAYNCRDYLKNVLRHIFKQNLDANKYEVIVVDDGSDDGTQEELLKFIAPFQGVRNFKYLFFSRLTPRKRGDSQFRAGIARNAGVKNAKGKVYLFLDSDMLLPPHYLSDLIEKMTDYDVIQGKRLFLNEDVSNELTSYQLVDPEIDTYPEDPYWAQFQATDDWNKLHNHWKYVCTHSLAVKAADFKRLGWFRKTFLYYGFEDVDLGYRLAKDGCRFLLNDVEIYHLHPPPSQSEYNRSPARRQMILSKTCRIFFHHSLDDSAFQDFRGMLAPSENMKIDMPAINTKATLFWLTQLYHQFRWRLMWFLFHPAPKATVRLTGGLTRRTLQLIYWRAIWPTACWIYWRIKAIANWTYWRVYGLTNLFRWRVIGNLRWRVLMPFYWKAIVPIYWQVTRPFRFIAGMIYGKLLLPFYWKVIANIYHKAIRPLYGKVLLPVGWLLFKLTWPIRKPFHMISYQYRKRILRQPMEESKAH
- a CDS encoding glycosyltransferase; this encodes MLVSVVIPTHKRHQNILDLVTSIYLQDLPLDEFEVHIVSNLPDYSLGRKLKSKLSDYSNWHFWEVGRLGVNHARNFGLKKSEGDFIVFLDDDCYLDQKDHLRRCVAQLKRWPEVSAVGGPYTIPEESNNMEQVYNSICRQWLDNSVRRSGFTTNLVGGNMAFRRSVFDSGIRFNPDIQFGGAETELNIRLVKSGHRLKFDPNLTVEHRLNLRLKGFFAKAFWQGFGAERRSQAGVSLEMTPSSIFDACPYPSKLTELLLVFYDHSFQMGKEWAAKNQNRKPKPHEVSALFIFILKKDFTLNRYKEWLRLRPHH